One genomic window of Candidatus Neomarinimicrobiota bacterium includes the following:
- a CDS encoding PhoH family protein, with translation MSASQKKTFILDTNVILHDSTCIQNLQEHDVVIPIVVLEELDNFKRGNQIINLNAREFTRFLDTITGSQIFKAGIPLGDKRGKVRITMTRELHPILRAVFKEDNADHRILSAALEIQEAQTSRRNTVVLISKDVNLRMKAKALGLHAEDYTTDRIASVDELYTGKELIIGYPADEIDRLYKPPYEIPSDNTKKYSTEPPIPNKYFILKTENHSVLAHYHAGKDVVQRVDKVHAYGVNPRNAEQTFAIHALLNDEVSLVTMTGKAGTGKTLLALASALECKRSYRQIYLARPIIPLSNRDLGFLPGDVKSKLDPYMQPLWDNLKVIQNQFDDKDKQNEKIKELLELGKLIITPLPYIRGRSLQKIYFIIDEAQNLTPHEIKTIITRAGEGTKLVFTGDIYQIDHPYLDSQSNGLSFLIDRMKGQPLYSHINLEKGERSELAELASNLL, from the coding sequence ATGTCCGCATCACAAAAGAAAACATTTATCCTTGATACGAATGTGATCCTCCATGATTCCACCTGTATTCAGAATTTGCAGGAGCACGATGTGGTCATTCCGATTGTCGTGCTGGAGGAGCTGGACAATTTTAAGCGAGGGAACCAGATTATTAATCTGAATGCCCGGGAATTCACCCGTTTTCTGGACACTATCACTGGTTCGCAGATCTTCAAGGCCGGAATCCCTTTGGGTGATAAACGGGGGAAAGTCCGAATTACCATGACGCGTGAACTTCACCCCATACTCCGAGCCGTTTTTAAGGAGGACAATGCCGATCACAGGATTTTAAGTGCGGCCCTGGAAATTCAGGAGGCGCAAACATCCCGCCGGAATACCGTGGTTCTGATCAGCAAGGATGTCAATTTGCGGATGAAAGCCAAAGCCCTGGGACTCCATGCCGAAGATTATACAACGGACCGGATTGCCAGTGTGGACGAATTGTATACCGGCAAGGAGCTGATTATCGGGTATCCCGCTGATGAGATAGACAGGCTTTATAAACCACCCTACGAGATTCCTTCCGACAATACGAAAAAATATTCCACCGAACCGCCTATCCCGAACAAATATTTCATCCTCAAGACGGAAAATCACAGCGTACTGGCCCATTATCATGCAGGGAAAGACGTTGTGCAACGGGTGGACAAGGTTCATGCGTACGGAGTGAATCCCCGGAATGCGGAACAAACATTTGCCATCCATGCCCTGTTAAATGATGAGGTCTCGTTGGTAACCATGACCGGAAAGGCAGGGACGGGCAAGACTCTTCTGGCATTGGCATCCGCCCTGGAATGTAAAAGAAGTTATCGCCAGATTTACCTTGCACGACCAATTATTCCCCTGAGCAACCGGGACCTGGGGTTTCTGCCGGGAGATGTGAAAAGCAAACTGGACCCCTATATGCAGCCTCTTTGGGATAATTTGAAAGTGATTCAGAATCAGTTTGACGACAAAGATAAACAAAATGAGAAGATTAAAGAACTCCTGGAACTGGGAAAACTGATTATCACACCTCTGCCATACATCCGGGGACGGAGCCTGCAAAAAATCTATTTTATCATTGATGAAGCCCAGAACCTGACTCCTCATGAAATTAAAACCATCATTACCCGGGCAGGAGAAGGGACCAAACTGGTTTTTACCGGTGATATTTACCAAATTGATCATCCCTATCTGGATAGTCAGAGTAACGGACTCAGCTTTCTCATCGACCGAATGAAAGGTCAACCGCTTTATTCGCACATCAACCTGGAAAAAGGCGAACGGTCGGAACTGGCCGAGCTTGCCTCAAATCTGTTATAA
- a CDS encoding iron-containing alcohol dehydrogenase: MRPFTLHIPTRFVFGWGDLDRIGRETKRIAHKVLIVCSSGSAVRTGTLERVLKSLSREGIEVDVFDQVTPNPRVSMVNRAGELARDLNVHAVIGLGGGSAMDSAKGAAIVAANGGSIWDYVHIHRTVNNALPVIAIPTLSATGSEGNAYGVITHDETLQKAGFVCYAARPKVALIDPELTLSVPEDYLKDGAVDIISHALEAYFTTRDEAPLNDGLSLLLARTAAEAIRDILKDPTARLPRETFAWTATLALSNLNDAGREGPYAMHALAHPLSGVYNISHGRALAFVIPRYLKTFEDVCREKLLKLGKVFGYNGTDSRGALNTFTAFLKSIDRDLSWKDLQIQNPDIDMLTDHVFSLNQNRKGFVQGPRSMNRDDVKTIYSLSL; encoded by the coding sequence ATGCGACCCTTTACATTACATATCCCCACCCGATTTGTTTTCGGTTGGGGTGATCTGGACCGTATCGGACGGGAAACAAAGCGCATTGCCCATAAAGTTCTGATTGTCTGTTCATCCGGAAGTGCCGTACGGACAGGTACCTTGGAGCGGGTACTTAAATCATTGTCCCGGGAAGGGATTGAAGTGGATGTTTTTGACCAGGTAACCCCCAATCCCCGTGTCAGCATGGTCAACCGGGCGGGCGAACTGGCCCGGGATCTGAATGTTCATGCAGTTATAGGACTCGGCGGCGGATCGGCCATGGATTCGGCGAAAGGGGCGGCCATTGTAGCGGCAAACGGTGGCTCTATTTGGGACTATGTCCACATTCACCGGACAGTCAACAATGCCCTGCCTGTCATCGCAATCCCCACGTTAAGTGCCACCGGTTCGGAAGGAAATGCCTATGGAGTAATCACCCACGATGAGACGCTGCAAAAAGCCGGTTTTGTCTGCTATGCTGCCCGTCCGAAAGTGGCTCTGATCGATCCGGAACTGACTCTGAGTGTCCCTGAGGATTATCTGAAAGATGGTGCCGTAGATATCATCTCCCACGCTTTGGAAGCCTATTTTACAACACGCGACGAAGCCCCTTTGAACGACGGGCTCTCCCTTTTACTGGCCCGAACAGCAGCAGAAGCCATACGGGATATTTTAAAGGATCCGACAGCCCGCCTTCCCCGGGAGACCTTTGCCTGGACAGCCACGCTGGCTTTATCGAACCTGAACGATGCCGGGCGGGAAGGTCCCTATGCCATGCACGCCCTGGCTCACCCCCTGAGCGGTGTCTATAATATATCCCACGGACGAGCACTGGCCTTTGTGATTCCCCGCTATTTGAAAACCTTTGAGGATGTGTGCCGGGAAAAATTGCTGAAACTGGGAAAAGTTTTCGGCTACAACGGGACCGATTCCCGGGGAGCACTCAACACCTTTACCGCGTTTTTAAAAAGTATTGACCGGGACCTGTCCTGGAAAGATTTACAAATCCAGAACCCGGATATTGACATGCTGACCGATCATGTATTTTCTTTGAATCAGAACCGGAAAGGGTTTGTCCAGGGTCCCCGTTCCATGAACCGTGACGATGTGAAAACAATCTATTCCCTGTCTTTATGA